The nucleotide window AGGAAGCGTTCGTAGGCGATGCCGTCATGGTCAGAGGCGAGGGAGAGGTTGGCAATCAGGGCATCGTGGCCGGTGTCGTGATCCCGGGCACTGATGCCCAGCCACTCGCGAGTTGCAGAGCGGGCGCCATCGGCGGCAATCAAGAGTGGCGTGTGCAGGGTCTCTCCGCTCCCCAGACTGACCTGATACCCCCCTTCAAGCCGGCGAATGCCAGTGAGTGAATCCGGTGCGCGCACACGGATACCGTCATCGCGAAACAGGGCCCCCAGCAGCACAAAACCAAGCCAGCGGTTTTCCACCACGGCCCCCAGCTGATCCACCCCTTCTTCTTGGGCGGACATACGGGTGAGACCAAGCCGGGACTGCCGAGACACATGCACCGTGCCAATGGCGGCGACATGCTCACGAATCGCCTCGCCCAGGCCAAGATCGTCCAGTACCGCCAGTGTTCCGGCAGACAGGGCGGTGCTGCGAGCATCAAAACTGGGGGTCAGTGGCGGGGCTTCAGGCAGGGTTAGCGGATGGCTTTCCACCAGCACAACCTCCCCTGCGCCATAGCGACGCAACAACAGCGCCAGCATGGCCCCCGCCATCCCGCCCCCCACAATCACCAAAGGTTGTTGCGTCATTTCAACGTCCATTCTTGCTGTAGGAGCACCGCTTGAGGCGCGAACCCGAAGGGCAAGTTACGAGTTGCGAGTACCGAGTAACGAAAGACTAATAGCTCCGCTTTTCGAAACTCGCGACTCGCTACTCGAAACAGGCGGTGCAACCCCGCCATTCCAACGCGGCTTCGTAGCGGGGTTTTCCTGCTTTTGAATTCAGCTGTTAACTATTCACTATTAACTGTTAACTGCCCTTCATCACGCGTTCAATGTCCGCCACATCCTTCGGCACCTCATGTGTCAGCACCTCGCAGCCATCTTTCGTGACCACCACATCATCCTCGATGCGAATACCGATGCCGCGCCACTGCTCGTCCACGGTATCGTCGTCCGGGGCCACATACAGGCCCGGCTCCACGGTGAGCGCCATACCCGGCTCCAACTGACGCCACTGGTCCTGAACCCGGTAATCGCCCACATCGTGCACATCCAGCCCCAGCCAGTGGCCAGTGCGATGCATAAAGAAGCGACGATAGCCTTCGGTTTCCACCAGTTCATTGAAATCACCCTTGAGCAAGCCCAGATCCAGTAACCCCTGGGTGAGGATGTTCACCACCTGCTCGTGGGGCACATTCCAGTGATTATCGGGGTGCGTTGCTTCGATGGCCGCATACTGACTGGCCAGCACCAGTTCATAAAGTGCTTGCTGCGGCTTGCTGAACTTGCCGTTCACAGGAAAGGTGCGGGTGATGTCCGAGGCATACATTTCCAGTTCGCAGCCGGCATCTACCAATACCAGATCACCGTCTTTGAGTTTCTGACGGTTATCAATGTAATGCAGGATGCAGCCGTTGGCGCCACCACCCACGATGCTCGGGTAGGCGGGGCTACGCGAGCCATGACGCATGAATTCGTGGATATACTCCGCTTCCAGCTGGTATTCCATCATGCCCGGCTGTACGGCCTGCATGGCGCGCACATGGGCGCCGGCGGAAATACTGGCAGCCTTGCGCATCAGCTTGATTTCGGCAGCAGACTTGAACAGACGCATGTCATGCAGGTGATGCGCCAGGGCAACAAACTCCCCCGGCGGCTGGGCGCCTGAGCGGACGCGGTCGCGGATGCTGTTCACCCAGCCCATCAGGCGACGGTCGAATTCCGCATCCATGCCCAGGTCATAATAGACGCGCTCGCGCCCCTCAATCAGGCCAGGCAAAATCTCGTCGATATCGCCGATCGGGAAGGCATCATCCGCATCAAAATCATTCACCACCCCTTCCGGGCCAGAGCGGTAGCCATTCCAGATTTCCATGGTGCGGTCGCGTTCGCGGCAAAACATGACGTACTCACCATGCTCACGGCCCGGCATCAACACCATCACCGCTTCCGGCTCTTCAAAACCGGTGAGGTACCAGAAATCGCTACTGGGCCGGTAAGGGTATTCCACATCCCGGTTACGGATGTGTTCCGGGGCCGCAGGCAGAATGGCAATGCTGTTCGGGCCCATGATGCCCATCAACTCCTGGCGGCGACGGGCGTATTCCTGGCGATTGATGCTCAAAACCCCTCCTGGTATCGGGAGCTGTAATCAGTGCTTGGTCGGCGGCGTGGCCGGCGCGTCTTCCTCTGCCTTGGCCTTGGGGCGCATGACGAGCTCAGTGTAAATCATCAATGCGGCCATGCGGCAATGTTCCGCCACCTGTTCGTACATGTCTTCCTCTTCATCGCCATCCTGATCCGGGGTTTCCACCTGGCTGATCGCGGCCAGATCGGACAGGGCTTCCTGAATACCCTGGGAGAGATCCTTGTCGTGGGTATTGGCCGAGCCCGTGCCGAACCCCACCAAAAAGCCCTCACACCACTGCGCAATAGCGGCCACCCGCAATCCCAGATCTTCCTCATCGGCCGGCAACAGCAGGTGAAGCGCCAGACCGGTACCACCAAACCCGCTGACCAGCTCGTCGCGGGCGGCGATCAGCATGCCGGCCAGGGCGGGGTCAAACAGCTGCCCCTGCTCGAAATCCACATGGGAAGCGAGTACACCAAGCAGCTCCTCGTCACGGCCACCATGGCCAGTGGCCAGCAAACCTGCGGTGAGTCCCTGCAGCTCGCTGGGGGAATGGGCAATACCGGCGGCCGCCAGCGACTGGGCCAGCACCTCGAAATCAATCTGGTTGGACATGCGTCGATCCGTTATCTGCGGTCATGGAGCCTTTCCTGATGAAGGCCATGAAAAGTGTGCGCTAAGTAGCTATCAGCATTCAATTTCGTTGACCCATGAAATCCCCACACCTATAGTTGAAACAGCCTGTCAACCGGGAGGGGGAGCCGATATCGGCAAATCCCGGTAAGGTGCAGGGGACGCGGGCCGTTACCGGCCCACACCTTAGGCGAACCACGACCATTTTGCCATGACGACGGAACAACAACTAAAGCAACTGGAAACCCGCGTCGATGAACTGCTGCGTATCAGTTCGCGGCTGCGCCAGGAAAACCTGGCCCTCCACGAACGGGAAGCCAAGCTGGTGGAAGAACGCGCCCAGCTGCTGAAGAAGAATGACGTAGCCCGTAATAAGGTCGAGGCGA belongs to Alcanivorax sediminis and includes:
- a CDS encoding UPF0149 family protein; translation: MSNQIDFEVLAQSLAAAGIAHSPSELQGLTAGLLATGHGGRDEELLGVLASHVDFEQGQLFDPALAGMLIAARDELVSGFGGTGLALHLLLPADEEDLGLRVAAIAQWCEGFLVGFGTGSANTHDKDLSQGIQEALSDLAAISQVETPDQDGDEEEDMYEQVAEHCRMAALMIYTELVMRPKAKAEEDAPATPPTKH
- a CDS encoding FAD-dependent monooxygenase, whose protein sequence is MTQQPLVIVGGGMAGAMLALLLRRYGAGEVVLVESHPLTLPEAPPLTPSFDARSTALSAGTLAVLDDLGLGEAIREHVAAIGTVHVSRQSRLGLTRMSAQEEGVDQLGAVVENRWLGFVLLGALFRDDGIRVRAPDSLTGIRRLEGGYQVSLGSGETLHTPLLIAADGARSATREWLGISARDHDTGHDALIANLSLASDHDGIAYERFLNDGPLALLPLPDQRFALVWTGPREQVDQWMALGEREVLAQLQSCCPADAPRLTGIGERQRYPLVLTEACAQVVPHAVVVGNAAHTLHPVAGQGFNLTVRDLLALAQTVGSSDQPGNLSTLQAYAEKREKDQALISQASRWVPELFRVQQPLFAHSRQLGLVALDILPGLRSGFAKRAMGL
- the pepP gene encoding Xaa-Pro aminopeptidase; translation: MSINRQEYARRRQELMGIMGPNSIAILPAAPEHIRNRDVEYPYRPSSDFWYLTGFEEPEAVMVLMPGREHGEYVMFCRERDRTMEIWNGYRSGPEGVVNDFDADDAFPIGDIDEILPGLIEGRERVYYDLGMDAEFDRRLMGWVNSIRDRVRSGAQPPGEFVALAHHLHDMRLFKSAAEIKLMRKAASISAGAHVRAMQAVQPGMMEYQLEAEYIHEFMRHGSRSPAYPSIVGGGANGCILHYIDNRQKLKDGDLVLVDAGCELEMYASDITRTFPVNGKFSKPQQALYELVLASQYAAIEATHPDNHWNVPHEQVVNILTQGLLDLGLLKGDFNELVETEGYRRFFMHRTGHWLGLDVHDVGDYRVQDQWRQLEPGMALTVEPGLYVAPDDDTVDEQWRGIGIRIEDDVVVTKDGCEVLTHEVPKDVADIERVMKGS
- a CDS encoding TIGR02449 family protein; this encodes MTTEQQLKQLETRVDELLRISSRLRQENLALHEREAKLVEERAQLLKKNDVARNKVEAIISRLKSLEQES